A region of Pirellulales bacterium DNA encodes the following proteins:
- a CDS encoding response regulator: protein MGIAIAIESTLMSSVGSAEKQFLRSPLFPCAERGRGDGFNQRKLFFGRALFARSAAAMKAMKQILVADDNKHIREFCKCELEEAGYRVVLARDGKEATRLAETGRLDLAILDINMPVMDGLEAAARIKAIAPSTPIMFFTAQHDSSTKDGRSGLAMARVIKSDDLTELKREITRLLSIPQAEQESDG from the coding sequence TTGGGCATCGCGATTGCTATAGAATCGACGCTCATGAGTAGCGTAGGCTCGGCCGAAAAACAATTTCTCCGCAGCCCCCTGTTCCCTTGCGCGGAGAGGGGCAGAGGTGACGGGTTCAATCAACGGAAGTTATTTTTCGGCCGAGCCTTATTCGCGAGGAGTGCAGCGGCGATGAAAGCGATGAAACAGATTCTTGTCGCCGATGACAACAAGCACATCCGTGAGTTTTGCAAGTGCGAGCTTGAGGAGGCGGGATACCGTGTCGTGCTGGCGCGCGACGGCAAGGAGGCCACTCGCCTTGCCGAAACGGGACGCCTTGACCTCGCAATCTTGGATATCAACATGCCCGTCATGGATGGCCTGGAAGCCGCCGCGCGAATCAAGGCCATCGCCCCTTCGACGCCCATCATGTTCTTCACGGCTCAACATGACAGTTCAACGAAAGACGGCCGGAGTGGCTTGGCGATGGCTCGAGTGATAAAGAGCGACGATCTCACCGAATTAAAGCGGGAAATCACGCGTCTGCTTTCGATCCCGCAAGCCGAACAAGAGTCCGATGGCTGA
- a CDS encoding efflux RND transporter permease subunit, with protein MWLIKASVRNPYMVAALVFMILVLGLVVLQRVPVDILPVFKAPAVQVLTYYSGMPATSIEKTITTRIERWVVQAPGAERLESKSVPGVSIIKAYFRDDVDPNGALTLSNSLALGTLPTLPPNTLPPVVLPFDPTGTLPLGLLTVKNDYLNEAHVKDIARVDVRNMLGAVKGAVAPVVVGGKDRTIMVYLKPKEMEARGLEALDVIEALRRGNLMTTPGTLYLGDEQILLDSNSMAPDVEAFKRFPIVTKQGQVYLEDIANVEDGASIQTSRVRINGKAQVYVPIYRQGGASSLAVSNDVQKQIPVMEEKLARIAKATGLAGKTTLKFVMDQAVYVREAIESLIHEGVIGAILVAIMILIFLGNWRMTVIATISIPVSILGAIIGIYVTGNTINVMTLGGLALAIGPLVDDAIVALENTHRNYSLGKSRVRAALDGAIEVMVPVMVATCTTCIVLAPLALMPGMGGFLFRPLAIAVAFAMWTSFLLSRSFVPMMCAKFLPEEHGRGNDPHSGHEHPDRGVFSRVHHRIEAFLERLTHGYSRLLNWSLAHRPLVLTVVGVLFIGSLGLGLLIGREFFPEVDAGQITMYVRCPSYYRLSATEQRIAEVEEFIKANIPADEREMIVSEMGLDPDWSAAYSANSGQEDTVIRVQLNENRSHSAQEYAIKLRHNWAADPRCQYKNRRGAEEPLEVSFDTGGMISTALNYGANAPMEIQIEGGSRTDAYALAGQIRDRVKKVRGAVDAHVVQRVDAPYIVIEVDRAAADLVGLTTYDVMTQVVAAINSSISIDRNFWIDNKSGNQYFVAVQYPEDPHRNIDDLLNIPARTANHSEVRLSSLVHLHPTTGAVEVNHVALYRIFSVQVNTENRDLAGVAGDVDKSIADLRPAAASHGMHIDFKGQYQQMNDSFQKLLGGLAGAALLVYLLQVALFRSFAGPFVIMFTVPLGLIGVLMLLFLTHTTLNVQSEMGVIFLVGIAVNNGVLMVDFANQQRKLGASVPNAIRTAAAIRFRPIIMTFLATFLDLLPMAIGFGRGSEANIPLARAVVGGMFTSTSLTLFVLPIMYTIFISEKSYQEPDLDKILEDDSWRSHPQPERGHSHA; from the coding sequence ATGTGGTTGATCAAAGCATCCGTCCGTAATCCGTATATGGTTGCGGCGCTTGTTTTCATGATCCTGGTGTTGGGGCTCGTCGTGCTCCAGCGCGTGCCGGTGGATATTTTGCCGGTTTTCAAAGCGCCCGCCGTGCAGGTGCTAACTTACTACTCCGGGATGCCCGCCACTTCGATTGAAAAGACGATTACGACGCGCATCGAGCGCTGGGTGGTGCAAGCGCCGGGGGCCGAACGGCTCGAATCGAAATCGGTGCCGGGCGTGAGCATCATCAAGGCCTATTTTCGCGACGACGTCGATCCGAATGGCGCCCTGACGCTCTCCAATTCGCTTGCATTGGGCACCTTGCCCACGCTTCCGCCCAACACGCTCCCGCCGGTCGTTCTGCCCTTCGATCCGACCGGCACTCTTCCGCTCGGCCTGCTTACGGTGAAGAACGACTATCTCAATGAAGCACATGTGAAGGATATCGCTCGCGTCGATGTGCGCAATATGTTGGGGGCGGTGAAAGGTGCCGTGGCCCCGGTCGTGGTCGGCGGCAAGGACCGGACGATCATGGTCTATCTGAAGCCGAAGGAGATGGAAGCTCGCGGCTTGGAGGCCCTCGACGTGATCGAGGCCCTAAGACGCGGCAATCTGATGACCACTCCCGGCACACTCTACCTGGGCGACGAGCAAATCCTGCTCGACTCGAATTCGATGGCGCCGGATGTGGAAGCGTTCAAACGGTTCCCGATTGTTACCAAGCAGGGGCAGGTTTATCTCGAAGATATCGCCAACGTCGAAGACGGTGCGTCGATCCAGACTTCGCGAGTGCGCATCAACGGCAAGGCACAGGTCTATGTGCCGATCTATCGCCAGGGCGGCGCGAGCAGCCTGGCGGTGAGCAACGATGTGCAAAAGCAGATCCCCGTCATGGAAGAAAAGCTCGCCCGAATCGCCAAGGCCACGGGTCTTGCCGGCAAAACCACGCTCAAATTCGTAATGGATCAGGCCGTTTATGTCCGCGAAGCGATCGAGAGCCTGATTCATGAGGGCGTGATCGGGGCGATCCTTGTCGCAATTATGATCCTGATTTTCTTGGGCAATTGGCGAATGACGGTGATCGCCACGATTTCGATCCCCGTCTCGATTCTCGGGGCCATTATCGGAATTTACGTCACCGGCAACACAATCAACGTGATGACGCTTGGCGGGCTTGCATTGGCAATCGGCCCCCTGGTGGACGATGCCATCGTCGCGCTGGAGAACACGCACCGCAACTATAGCCTCGGCAAATCGCGCGTCCGCGCCGCGCTCGACGGGGCCATCGAAGTCATGGTGCCGGTGATGGTGGCGACTTGCACGACCTGCATCGTGCTCGCTCCGCTCGCGCTGATGCCGGGCATGGGCGGATTCTTGTTCCGTCCGCTGGCCATCGCCGTGGCCTTTGCCATGTGGACTTCGTTTCTCCTTTCACGCAGCTTCGTGCCGATGATGTGCGCCAAGTTCTTGCCGGAGGAGCACGGTCGGGGCAACGATCCTCATTCGGGGCATGAGCATCCCGATCGTGGCGTCTTCAGCCGGGTTCACCACCGCATCGAAGCGTTCTTGGAGCGGCTGACGCACGGTTATTCGCGATTGCTGAATTGGTCTCTCGCGCATCGGCCGCTCGTGCTGACCGTGGTCGGGGTGTTGTTCATCGGCTCGCTGGGGCTTGGATTGCTGATCGGCCGCGAGTTTTTCCCCGAGGTCGATGCCGGGCAGATCACCATGTACGTCCGCTGTCCGTCGTACTACCGGCTGAGCGCGACAGAGCAGCGGATTGCCGAGGTGGAAGAATTCATCAAGGCCAACATTCCTGCCGATGAGCGCGAGATGATCGTCTCGGAAATGGGGCTCGATCCCGATTGGTCGGCGGCCTATAGCGCCAACTCGGGCCAGGAAGACACGGTCATCCGCGTGCAGTTGAATGAAAACCGCTCGCACAGCGCGCAGGAATATGCGATCAAGCTGCGCCATAATTGGGCCGCTGATCCGCGCTGCCAATACAAGAATCGGCGCGGCGCGGAAGAGCCCTTGGAAGTCAGCTTCGACACCGGCGGCATGATTTCCACGGCCTTGAACTACGGCGCCAATGCCCCGATGGAAATCCAGATCGAAGGGGGAAGCCGGACCGATGCTTACGCACTGGCCGGGCAAATCCGCGACCGGGTGAAAAAGGTCCGCGGCGCGGTGGATGCCCACGTCGTCCAGCGCGTCGACGCCCCGTACATCGTAATCGAAGTGGACCGGGCAGCCGCCGATCTGGTCGGCTTGACCACCTACGACGTGATGACGCAGGTCGTCGCCGCGATCAATTCGAGCATCTCCATCGACCGCAATTTCTGGATCGACAACAAATCCGGCAATCAGTATTTCGTCGCCGTGCAATATCCCGAGGACCCGCACCGCAACATCGACGATCTGCTGAACATTCCGGCCCGCACCGCCAACCACAGCGAGGTCCGGCTCAGCAGCCTCGTGCATTTGCATCCCACGACCGGGGCCGTGGAAGTGAATCACGTCGCCCTCTATCGGATTTTCAGTGTGCAAGTGAACACGGAGAATCGCGATCTGGCGGGAGTCGCAGGAGATGTCGACAAGTCGATCGCCGACCTGCGTCCGGCCGCGGCGAGCCATGGCATGCACATCGATTTCAAGGGCCAATATCAGCAGATGAACGATTCGTTTCAAAAGCTCTTGGGCGGATTGGCGGGAGCGGCGCTGCTGGTGTATTTGCTGCAAGTCGCGCTTTTCCGCTCATTCGCCGGGCCATTCGTCATCATGTTCACGGTGCCGCTCGGGCTGATCGGCGTGCTTATGCTGCTGTTTTTGACGCACACGACCTTGAATGTGCAATCCGAAATGGGCGTGATCTTTCTGGTCGGGATCGCCGTGAACAACGGCGTGCTGATGGTCGATTTCGCCAACCAGCAGCGCAAACTCGGCGCTTCGGTTCCCAACGCAATCCGCACGGCCGCCGCGATCCGCTTTCGCCCGATCATCATGACCTTTCTGGCAACATTTCTCGACCTACTGCCAATGGCCATCGGCTTCGGCCGCGGGAGCGAGGCGAATATCCCCTTGGCGCGGGCCGTCGTCGGCGGAATGTTTACTTCGACCAGCCTGACGCTTTTCGTGCTGCCAATCATGTACACGATTTTTATTAGCGAAAAATCGTATCAAGAGCCCGACCTGGACAAGATATTGGAGGATGATAGTTGGCGCAGTCATCCGCAGCCAGAAAGGGGGCACTCCCATGCATGA
- a CDS encoding universal stress protein translates to MFAPRRILHPTDFSECSALAFAVAIDLAKQNSATLIVLHAVETLGPENVSFGEVRTELEPDSYRQRLMDELKQVVPPEDSKIMTEHILVEGDTAEQIDRYASENKIDLIVMGTHGRTGLARLLTGSVTEEALRRSPCPMLIVRLPHAGAR, encoded by the coding sequence ATGTTTGCCCCGCGGCGAATCTTGCATCCGACCGACTTTTCCGAATGCTCGGCATTAGCTTTTGCAGTGGCCATCGATTTGGCGAAGCAGAATTCCGCCACACTCATTGTACTGCACGCGGTCGAGACGCTCGGACCGGAAAACGTTTCCTTTGGCGAAGTCCGGACAGAACTCGAACCCGATTCCTATCGCCAGCGGCTGATGGACGAACTCAAGCAAGTCGTGCCGCCCGAGGATTCGAAGATCATGACCGAGCATATTCTGGTTGAAGGCGACACGGCGGAGCAAATCGACCGATATGCCTCGGAAAACAAGATCGATTTGATCGTGATGGGCACGCATGGCCGCACCGGCTTGGCGCGGCTTCTGACGGGAAGCGTGACCGAGGAAGCCCTGCGGCGGTCGCCTTGTCCGATGCTGATCGTGCGGCTGCCTCACGCCGGCGCGCGATAA
- a CDS encoding efflux RND transporter periplasmic adaptor subunit → MARAILGKRMIYGGAAGSVVVIGLIFAAILLSGEKAVPPAQRSAASDASPADAKNEIAESQARPAAQEARELRAVEVVQPRKNDHFVISVEEIATVRPYYRADLRARVAGDVGYIQKNINDQVKKDERLVEIEVPDLVAEVKAKQAVIQQRSREIELAQKQWQIAVAAEKVAQATVGQRQADQRSAEATASYRKLRLDRFTQLAKSGGVVESVVEEEERDYLAAQAAADGAAEAVNKAEADYAQSKVNSDAAKSEIDLQKAMYDVADRDKKMAEAMLGYATIDAPFDGVIVERNTNPGDFIQNATTAQTPPLISVARVDLVTISMEVPDGFAPYVSRGAEAEFRVGDLFARGKVTRYSPSIESKDRTMHVEVDLFNGTTQAEYDRFVQEHKATWPQERKGADDPFPIRPEFTGKLVGGGHYPLLPGMVGTMRLFLQKFDNVFLVPSQSVFIRAGRTFIAQVVDGKVKITEVQVQADDTMLSKVLLVNYKSTPNGDEPIFTDLTGNEQIALDGRELKEGETVTPTLKGW, encoded by the coding sequence ATGGCTAGAGCAATTCTCGGGAAGAGAATGATCTATGGCGGTGCGGCCGGATCCGTCGTCGTGATCGGCCTGATCTTCGCCGCGATCTTGCTATCCGGCGAGAAGGCCGTTCCGCCTGCCCAAAGAAGCGCCGCAAGCGATGCCTCGCCGGCCGACGCCAAGAACGAAATCGCTGAATCACAGGCGCGTCCTGCCGCACAAGAAGCACGAGAACTGCGAGCGGTCGAGGTCGTGCAGCCTCGAAAAAATGACCATTTCGTGATCTCAGTCGAGGAAATCGCCACAGTCCGGCCGTATTACCGGGCCGATCTTCGTGCCCGCGTCGCCGGCGACGTCGGCTATATCCAAAAGAACATCAACGATCAAGTGAAGAAAGACGAACGCCTTGTCGAGATCGAGGTCCCGGATCTGGTCGCTGAAGTCAAAGCCAAACAAGCGGTGATCCAGCAGCGGAGCCGCGAGATCGAGTTGGCCCAAAAACAATGGCAAATCGCCGTCGCCGCCGAAAAAGTCGCCCAGGCCACTGTCGGCCAACGCCAGGCCGACCAGCGATCGGCAGAAGCCACGGCCTCGTATCGCAAGCTCCGCCTCGATCGGTTCACGCAGTTGGCCAAGAGCGGCGGGGTGGTCGAATCGGTGGTCGAGGAAGAGGAACGGGATTACCTCGCAGCTCAGGCCGCCGCCGACGGCGCTGCCGAAGCGGTCAACAAGGCCGAGGCCGACTACGCTCAGTCCAAGGTCAACTCCGACGCTGCCAAATCCGAGATCGATCTGCAAAAGGCGATGTACGACGTCGCCGACCGCGACAAGAAAATGGCGGAAGCCATGCTCGGCTATGCGACCATCGACGCGCCGTTCGATGGCGTGATCGTCGAACGAAACACCAATCCCGGCGATTTTATTCAGAACGCCACGACGGCCCAAACGCCGCCGTTGATTTCCGTCGCCCGGGTCGATCTGGTGACGATTTCGATGGAGGTGCCCGACGGCTTTGCCCCCTATGTCAGCCGCGGCGCGGAGGCGGAATTTCGTGTGGGAGATTTGTTTGCCCGCGGGAAAGTGACGCGCTATTCGCCGTCGATCGAAAGCAAAGACCGCACGATGCACGTCGAAGTCGATCTGTTCAACGGCACCACGCAAGCCGAATACGACCGATTCGTGCAAGAACACAAGGCGACTTGGCCACAGGAGCGAAAGGGGGCCGACGATCCCTTTCCCATCCGGCCGGAATTCACCGGCAAATTGGTCGGCGGCGGACATTATCCTTTGCTGCCCGGAATGGTCGGCACGATGCGATTGTTTCTGCAAAAATTCGACAACGTATTCCTGGTCCCCAGCCAGTCGGTGTTTATTCGCGCCGGCCGCACATTCATCGCCCAAGTGGTGGATGGCAAGGTGAAGATCACCGAGGTGCAAGTTCAAGCCGACGACACGATGCTTTCCAAAGTGCTGCTGGTGAACTACAAATCCACCCCCAACGGCGACGAACCGATCTTCACCGATCTCACCGGCAACGAACAAATCGCGCTCGACGGCAGGGAGCTTAAGGAAGGCGAGACCGTCACCCCCACGCTCAAGGGCTGGTGA
- a CDS encoding PEP-CTERM sorting domain-containing protein, with translation MNWRIVAALVFGCFAASGAGQAQATALTLYNTGVTGPNNPDGTNGTQITSNDTVDSHYTVAGPNAGSTVYVVTDQPAYSANSDSSSFVNDTGSGQNGEPVGDYLYSTTFNIPANLNPATATISGEFSVDNEMDNILLNGASIGDGYPYAIGTGPGGFSSFTTFTIPAGSNFVTGTNTLTFEVYNAGTAANPTAVNISLLEGTVAAAVPEPSTLALFGMSVLGMFYFARPRRGR, from the coding sequence GTGAACTGGCGCATCGTAGCGGCTTTGGTGTTTGGGTGTTTCGCGGCAAGCGGCGCCGGCCAAGCTCAGGCCACGGCACTTACGCTCTACAACACGGGCGTCACGGGGCCCAACAACCCGGACGGCACGAACGGCACTCAGATCACGTCGAACGACACCGTCGATTCGCACTACACGGTGGCGGGCCCCAATGCCGGTTCCACCGTCTATGTCGTGACCGACCAACCGGCTTACAGCGCCAACAGCGACAGTTCGTCGTTCGTCAACGACACTGGGTCGGGACAGAACGGCGAGCCAGTCGGCGATTATCTTTACAGCACGACCTTCAATATCCCGGCGAATCTCAATCCGGCCACCGCCACCATTTCGGGCGAGTTCTCGGTCGACAATGAGATGGACAACATCTTGCTGAACGGCGCTTCCATCGGCGACGGATATCCGTATGCAATCGGCACGGGCCCCGGGGGGTTCTCAAGCTTCACCACCTTCACGATTCCGGCCGGCTCGAACTTTGTCACTGGAACCAACACATTGACCTTCGAAGTCTATAACGCCGGAACTGCGGCGAACCCGACCGCCGTGAATATCAGCTTGCTCGAAGGCACCGTGGCGGCGGCCGTCCCAGAACCGTCTACGCTGGCTCTTTTCGGCATGAGCGTGCTGGGCATGTTCTATTTTGCCCGACCCCGCCGCGGCCGCTGA
- a CDS encoding diguanylate cyclase: MHINLLNRVLVADDDPAILRLLESLLQASGYEVFSASDGRQALEMIERHQPSYLITDWNMPEMNGIELCCRVRHLDLPSYIYIVFLTVRSAEDDLTAAMDAGADDFLIKPLRRDELMARLGAGARILRLESRLSQLAALDALTELPTRRTFHELLAKEWQRSHRYQLALSAVMIDIDFFKPINDTHGHPAGDEVIRGVVRLLRRNCRRSDLICRYGGEEFVALLPETDEASAMIWAERFRRHVAEMVTVVGNAEIRATVSLGVAQMLADMEEKSELLSLADQCLLAAKQRGRNRVESAKSLTAGGSLSPTGGSFGGSVLDGVAAREAMIPMVCCAAADWTIQRVTAHLLQYQVSSVPVTDPKGNLLGIISEKDILVVAHTPEAPNRRVDEIMRANVITFDLDVPLARVLSCFIRSPIRSVVVTSQGKPCGMISRASIVRWFLDNRWAVRLIQRGLQKTATATETAHAEANSPTNLPDKNWIAAEALARPNGQDPSLESLARELAQMASDLQSQLSSNSTTPDMQPIAGSASRMQALLDELLAGAPTR; this comes from the coding sequence GTGCACATCAATCTTCTCAATCGAGTGCTGGTCGCCGACGACGATCCTGCGATCCTGCGGCTGCTCGAATCGTTGCTCCAGGCGAGTGGTTACGAGGTATTCTCAGCTTCCGACGGACGGCAAGCGCTGGAAATGATCGAACGGCATCAGCCGTCGTATTTGATCACCGACTGGAACATGCCGGAGATGAACGGCATCGAACTCTGCTGCCGAGTTCGGCATTTGGACCTGCCAAGCTATATCTACATCGTGTTCTTGACCGTTCGCAGCGCCGAAGATGATCTGACGGCCGCCATGGATGCCGGCGCCGACGATTTTCTGATCAAGCCGTTGCGTCGGGACGAGCTGATGGCTCGGCTGGGGGCTGGAGCGCGGATCTTGCGGCTCGAATCGCGGCTTTCGCAACTCGCGGCCCTCGACGCGCTCACCGAGCTCCCAACTCGCCGCACGTTTCACGAGTTGCTCGCGAAAGAATGGCAACGATCGCACCGATATCAACTCGCGCTCTCGGCGGTGATGATCGACATCGACTTTTTCAAGCCGATCAATGACACCCATGGTCATCCGGCCGGCGATGAAGTGATTCGCGGCGTGGTGCGTTTGCTGCGGCGAAATTGCCGTCGTAGCGATTTGATCTGCCGCTACGGCGGCGAAGAGTTCGTCGCCCTGTTGCCCGAAACCGACGAGGCTTCGGCGATGATTTGGGCCGAGCGATTCCGCCGCCACGTCGCTGAAATGGTTACGGTCGTAGGCAATGCCGAGATTCGCGCGACCGTCAGTCTCGGCGTGGCCCAGATGCTTGCCGACATGGAGGAAAAATCCGAATTGCTGAGCCTCGCCGATCAGTGCCTTCTGGCCGCCAAACAGCGGGGCCGCAACCGCGTCGAATCGGCAAAGTCGCTCACCGCCGGCGGAAGCCTTTCGCCGACAGGCGGCTCTTTCGGTGGTTCGGTGCTCGATGGCGTCGCCGCGCGCGAAGCCATGATTCCGATGGTTTGCTGCGCCGCTGCCGATTGGACAATCCAGCGCGTAACGGCCCACCTATTGCAATATCAGGTTTCATCGGTGCCCGTCACCGACCCGAAAGGCAATCTCCTCGGTATCATCTCGGAGAAGGACATCCTCGTCGTCGCCCACACTCCCGAGGCGCCGAACCGCCGCGTCGACGAAATCATGCGGGCAAATGTGATCACGTTCGATCTCGATGTCCCGTTGGCCCGTGTTCTCAGTTGTTTCATTCGCTCGCCGATCCGTAGCGTCGTCGTTACATCGCAAGGCAAGCCATGCGGCATGATCAGCCGGGCCTCGATCGTCCGCTGGTTTCTGGACAACCGCTGGGCGGTGCGACTAATCCAGCGCGGCTTGCAAAAAACTGCGACTGCAACAGAAACGGCCCACGCCGAAGCAAACTCTCCCACGAACCTGCCCGACAAAAACTGGATTGCCGCCGAAGCCCTGGCTCGACCAAACGGCCAAGATCCCTCTTTGGAATCGTTGGCCCGCGAACTGGCACAAATGGCCAGCGACCTTCAGAGCCAGTTGTCGAGCAATTCGACGACGCCCGACATGCAGCCAATCGCCGGAAGCGCATCGCGAATGCAAGCGTTGCTCGATGAACTGCTCGCTGGCGCTCCGACGCGATAG
- a CDS encoding methylated-DNA--[protein]-cysteine S-methyltransferase, translating to MSALLSVDPQNSDSAARSLEIAVFPTQLGWIAFAMRQQSLVRLVFGYSDAETASNGLAKSSGFGPGYSSELCDAKAANFISCVESVQKRLVRFADGEADDFADLQVWSSGWTSFQRQVLNRCRQISYGETRTYAELAAAAGRPGAARAVGRAMATNPIPLVIPCHRVVGSAGELRGFSAIGGLDAKRRLLALERGESAPALR from the coding sequence ATGTCCGCTTTGCTGTCTGTCGATCCGCAAAATTCCGATTCGGCCGCTCGGTCACTCGAAATTGCTGTTTTCCCCACGCAACTTGGGTGGATCGCGTTTGCGATGCGCCAGCAGTCGCTCGTTCGGCTCGTATTTGGCTATTCCGACGCCGAGACTGCGAGCAACGGTCTGGCAAAGTCGAGCGGATTTGGTCCCGGCTATTCGAGCGAATTGTGCGACGCAAAAGCAGCGAACTTCATTAGTTGTGTCGAATCCGTGCAGAAACGCTTGGTTCGCTTCGCAGATGGTGAGGCCGATGATTTCGCCGACCTGCAGGTTTGGAGCAGCGGTTGGACGTCCTTTCAACGGCAGGTGTTGAACCGCTGCCGCCAAATTTCTTATGGCGAGACTCGGACCTATGCCGAATTGGCTGCCGCGGCCGGCCGTCCTGGGGCGGCGCGTGCCGTCGGCCGAGCGATGGCGACTAATCCGATTCCGCTCGTGATTCCCTGCCACCGGGTCGTCGGGAGTGCCGGTGAATTGCGGGGCTTTTCGGCAATCGGCGGCCTGGATGCAAAACGCCGCTTGCTTGCGCTTGAGCGTGGCGAGAGCGCGCCTGCGCTTCGGTAG
- a CDS encoding GNAT family N-acetyltransferase codes for MKPSDAVPFYIAQVAPERWPRIRRIVDALADNAQRAPWQSILDGLLEGRLDAAGLLEARGATQAAEVDPPFGVVWIQRQDGRVANLLPPIVSLPPSFATHPLEALARELLEAAVRIAAAGGARLVQALLEPHASDLVKDFQQAGFQQVAELLYLVSSAEVFPTAPPAEQLQFEPWSITAGARLESMVERTYLATRDCPQLNGIRLTAEVLAGYRSAGPFDPRRWLLVRHAGEDVGCLILVAHPQKIWELAYMGLTPEARGHGWGLDITRHGQWLAGQAGANRFVLAVDATNAPALRAYAAAGLTAWDRRGAWLRILEPANTS; via the coding sequence ATGAAACCGTCCGACGCAGTGCCGTTTTACATCGCCCAGGTCGCCCCAGAACGCTGGCCGCGGATTCGCCGAATAGTCGACGCCCTGGCAGACAACGCGCAACGCGCTCCGTGGCAGTCGATCTTGGACGGGCTGCTGGAAGGCCGGCTCGACGCCGCCGGTTTGCTCGAAGCGCGCGGTGCGACGCAGGCCGCAGAAGTAGATCCGCCGTTTGGAGTTGTCTGGATCCAACGGCAAGATGGCCGGGTCGCCAATCTGCTCCCTCCGATCGTGTCGCTTCCGCCATCGTTCGCAACGCATCCGCTCGAAGCGCTGGCTCGCGAACTTTTGGAAGCCGCGGTGCGCATCGCTGCCGCCGGCGGCGCACGGCTGGTGCAAGCGCTTTTGGAACCACACGCCAGCGACCTTGTCAAAGACTTTCAACAGGCCGGTTTCCAGCAGGTCGCCGAGTTGCTCTATTTGGTCAGTTCGGCCGAAGTTTTTCCGACCGCGCCGCCGGCCGAGCAATTGCAATTCGAGCCATGGTCGATCACCGCCGGCGCGCGGCTGGAATCCATGGTCGAGCGCACCTATTTGGCCACGCGCGATTGCCCGCAACTAAACGGCATCCGGCTCACCGCGGAAGTCTTGGCCGGATATCGCAGCGCCGGGCCATTCGATCCGCGACGATGGCTTCTGGTTCGTCATGCCGGTGAAGACGTGGGGTGCCTGATCCTGGTCGCACACCCGCAAAAAATCTGGGAACTCGCCTACATGGGCCTTACTCCCGAAGCTCGCGGCCATGGTTGGGGGCTCGACATCACGCGGCATGGCCAATGGCTCGCCGGACAAGCCGGGGCAAATCGATTCGTGCTGGCCGTCGATGCCACCAACGCACCGGCGTTGCGCGCCTATGCAGCCGCTGGACTTACTGCCTGGGATCGCCGTGGTGCATGGCTAAGAATTCTCGAGCCCGCCAATACGAGTTGA